Proteins encoded by one window of Halorussus salinus:
- a CDS encoding methyl-accepting chemotaxis protein yields the protein MTEIFAEDDTSVALAPDELDARKALVGFDQTDAETLANLSLADREGAIVDRLLAGYESRDDVDDEQAATLADFGTALTAAEFDADAFAERGRFGAAHDALGLSPSAYLASHARWVEAVLPALRERLEADIEETVRELAPTADGDESGEAATDGGERSNDRDPRQGAERTDGGAVVADDSAGDDLDVVVEQVEAHVGEAFEEVASLARLSALDAGVGLDAYGVGGADEDLREEVEQLREENERLEQRLDRAEAIGEKTQATVTDLDASSEDVNQSAQEISQLTDEQSDRMNQIATEVSKQSATIEEIAASAEEVGEQSREAQQLAEEGKELGERAIEATKDTDEARESIVEDAQALQDAVEEIGDAVDMINDVADQTNLLALNASIEAARAGEAGDGFAVVAEEVKNLAEESQTRASEIESMVERIEDRAQSTLDSLGESERSISETVDAVEQTGDKLERIVDAATETATGMGEITDATDQQAASTEEVASMIDDAAEKADRVSEEVDNIAAATEEQVMMITDLDDTVSKL from the coding sequence ATGACTGAAATATTCGCCGAGGACGACACTTCGGTCGCGCTCGCCCCGGACGAACTCGACGCTCGGAAGGCGCTCGTCGGGTTCGACCAGACGGACGCCGAGACGCTCGCGAACCTCTCGCTGGCCGACCGCGAGGGAGCCATCGTCGATAGGCTCCTCGCGGGGTACGAGAGTCGCGACGACGTGGACGACGAACAGGCCGCGACGCTCGCGGACTTCGGTACGGCGCTGACCGCGGCGGAGTTCGACGCCGACGCGTTCGCCGAGCGCGGGCGCTTCGGGGCGGCCCACGACGCCCTCGGGCTATCGCCGTCGGCGTACCTCGCCAGTCACGCTCGCTGGGTCGAGGCGGTCCTGCCCGCGCTCCGGGAGCGACTGGAGGCCGACATCGAGGAGACCGTCCGGGAACTCGCGCCGACCGCCGACGGCGACGAGTCCGGCGAGGCGGCCACCGACGGCGGCGAGCGGTCGAACGACCGCGACCCTCGTCAGGGAGCGGAGCGGACTGACGGCGGAGCGGTCGTCGCCGACGACTCGGCCGGAGACGACCTCGACGTGGTAGTCGAGCAGGTCGAGGCCCACGTCGGCGAGGCGTTCGAGGAAGTCGCGTCGCTCGCGCGCCTGTCGGCGCTCGACGCGGGCGTCGGTCTCGACGCCTACGGGGTCGGCGGTGCGGACGAGGACCTCCGCGAGGAGGTCGAGCAGTTGCGCGAGGAGAACGAGCGACTGGAACAGCGACTCGACCGCGCGGAGGCCATCGGCGAGAAGACGCAGGCGACCGTGACCGACTTGGACGCTTCGTCGGAGGACGTGAACCAGAGCGCCCAAGAAATCAGCCAACTCACCGACGAGCAGTCCGACCGGATGAACCAGATCGCCACCGAGGTCTCCAAGCAGAGCGCCACCATCGAGGAGATAGCCGCCAGCGCCGAGGAGGTCGGCGAGCAGAGCCGCGAGGCCCAGCAACTCGCCGAGGAGGGCAAGGAACTCGGCGAGCGCGCCATCGAGGCGACCAAGGACACCGACGAGGCCCGCGAGAGCATCGTGGAGGACGCCCAAGCCTTGCAGGACGCCGTGGAGGAAATCGGCGACGCGGTGGACATGATAAACGACGTGGCCGACCAGACCAACCTGCTGGCGCTCAACGCCTCCATCGAGGCGGCCCGCGCTGGCGAGGCCGGAGACGGCTTCGCGGTCGTCGCCGAGGAGGTCAAGAACCTCGCCGAGGAGTCCCAGACCCGCGCCTCCGAAATCGAGTCGATGGTCGAACGCATCGAGGACCGCGCCCAGAGTACCCTCGACAGTCTCGGCGAGAGCGAGCGGTCCATCTCCGAGACGGTTGACGCGGTCGAGCAGACCGGCGACAAGCTAGAGCGCATCGTGGACGCCGCGACCGAAACCGCGACCGGGATGGGCGAGATTACCGACGCGACCGACCAGCAGGCCGCCAGTACGGAAGAGGTCGCCAGCATGATAGACGACGCCGCCGAGAAGGCCGACCGCGTCTCCGAGGAGGTGGACAACATCGCCGCCGCGACCGAAGAGCAGGTGATGATGATAACCGACCTCGACGACACGGTGTCGAAACTGTAG
- a CDS encoding phosphate-starvation-inducible PsiE family protein, with amino-acid sequence MDRLQATRVTDWLEGSVTFLQTVIAAFLVVLLLLGVVNLGITIVASLTTFGATEPTDIVSLIRSAIDIVLYLFVVVELYKTVVAYVEAQSVVIAVIHAGLIAVVRQIIIFKPDEYSPTEAITIAGVYALLLAALLVGFYVVHGQIEDEEAVE; translated from the coding sequence ATGGACCGGTTGCAAGCAACGCGCGTCACCGACTGGCTGGAGGGGTCGGTGACGTTCCTCCAGACGGTCATCGCCGCGTTTCTGGTCGTCTTGCTCCTGTTGGGCGTGGTCAATCTCGGCATCACCATCGTCGCGTCGCTGACGACCTTCGGCGCGACCGAACCCACGGACATCGTCTCGCTGATTCGGTCGGCCATCGACATCGTCCTCTATCTGTTCGTCGTCGTGGAACTCTACAAAACCGTCGTGGCGTACGTCGAGGCCCAGAGCGTCGTCATCGCGGTCATCCACGCGGGCCTCATCGCGGTCGTCCGTCAGATTATCATCTTCAAGCCCGACGAGTACTCTCCGACCGAGGCCATCACCATCGCGGGCGTCTACGCGTTGCTCCTCGCGGCGCTACTCGTGGGGTTCTACGTGGTCCACGGCCAAATCGAGGACGAGGAGGCCGTCGAGTGA
- a CDS encoding cupin domain-containing protein gives MGLDRYPDLDPDEGQVVDAELAVTDDVLVKAFALGPDAELSPHDHADATNVFHVLEGTVTVIQGDTEEAVEAPGVVLHERGEVHGARNDTDERAVLTASLCPLPS, from the coding sequence ATGGGACTCGACCGCTATCCGGACCTCGACCCCGACGAGGGACAGGTCGTCGACGCAGAACTGGCCGTGACAGACGACGTACTCGTGAAGGCGTTCGCGCTCGGCCCCGACGCGGAACTCTCTCCGCACGACCACGCCGACGCGACCAACGTCTTCCACGTCCTCGAAGGAACGGTGACGGTGATTCAGGGCGACACCGAGGAGGCCGTCGAGGCTCCCGGCGTCGTCCTCCACGAGCGGGGCGAGGTCCACGGCGCGCGCAACGACACCGACGAGCGCGCGGTGCTGACCGCGAGCCTCTGTCCGCTCCCGTCCTGA
- a CDS encoding MBL fold metallo-hydrolase, translating into MATATQLEAEPGTEAGVWWLDLGGVNAYLADDDGDLVLVDAGTPRDAAAVRDGIREAGYRVSDVARVLVTHYDVDHVGALSKLGLDAPVYVGRADAEILAGQRKPDARNHKGLLQRVTNPLVSVPDLPIRPVEEGDEIGGFTAYHTPGHSPGHVVYVAESPSVAFLGDLVREEGGQLEASPWVISYDTDEVARSVRRLADDAPDFEVAAMGHGTPIMRRGSERLRELAERL; encoded by the coding sequence ATGGCGACTGCGACCCAACTCGAAGCCGAACCCGGCACCGAAGCGGGCGTCTGGTGGCTCGACCTCGGCGGCGTCAACGCCTACCTCGCCGACGACGACGGCGACCTCGTGTTGGTGGACGCCGGAACGCCGCGGGACGCCGCCGCCGTGCGCGACGGCATCCGCGAGGCGGGGTATCGGGTCTCGGACGTGGCCCGCGTCCTCGTCACCCACTACGACGTGGACCACGTCGGCGCGCTCTCGAAACTCGGTCTCGACGCGCCCGTCTACGTCGGTCGGGCCGACGCCGAGATACTGGCGGGCCAGCGCAAGCCGGACGCGCGCAATCACAAGGGTCTCCTGCAGCGCGTGACGAATCCCCTCGTCTCGGTCCCGGACCTCCCCATCCGGCCGGTCGAGGAGGGCGACGAAATCGGCGGGTTCACCGCCTACCACACGCCGGGTCACTCGCCGGGCCACGTGGTTTACGTCGCCGAGTCGCCGAGCGTGGCGTTTCTCGGCGATTTGGTCCGCGAAGAGGGCGGGCAATTAGAGGCGTCGCCGTGGGTCATCAGCTACGACACCGACGAAGTGGCCCGGAGCGTCCGGCGGTTGGCCGACGACGCGCCCGACTTCGAGGTGGCCGCGATGGGCCACGGCACGCCCATCATGCGCCGCGGGAGCGAGCGCCTGCGGGAGTTGGCCGAGCGGTTGTAG
- a CDS encoding class I SAM-dependent methyltransferase translates to MSDRDAVRRAYDEMAETYAAERSAEGRGTEILTEFLDALPERPRLLDAGCGQGTPVLARIAESGDPVGLDFSREQLRLARGNVPDAPLVRGDMTALPFESDAFDAVTAFHSLIHVPSGDHEAVLAEFARVLRPGGRVLLTEGVEEWSGQNPDWLDSGVEMRWDIAGAEATKSQLADAGFAVEDEWLVVDELADDEVRKPFLEARLEE, encoded by the coding sequence ATGAGCGACAGAGACGCCGTTCGTCGGGCTTACGACGAGATGGCCGAGACCTACGCCGCCGAGCGGTCCGCGGAGGGTCGTGGGACCGAGATTCTGACCGAGTTCCTCGACGCGCTCCCGGAGCGCCCGCGACTCCTCGACGCCGGGTGCGGACAGGGAACGCCGGTCCTCGCTCGAATCGCGGAGTCGGGCGACCCGGTGGGGCTGGACTTCTCGCGCGAACAGTTGCGACTCGCTCGCGGGAACGTCCCCGACGCGCCGCTCGTCCGGGGCGACATGACCGCGCTCCCGTTCGAGAGCGACGCCTTCGACGCCGTGACCGCGTTCCACTCGCTGATTCACGTCCCCTCGGGCGACCACGAGGCGGTCCTCGCGGAGTTCGCGCGCGTCCTCCGGCCCGGCGGGCGCGTCCTCCTGACGGAGGGCGTCGAGGAGTGGTCCGGCCAGAACCCCGACTGGCTCGACAGCGGCGTCGAGATGCGGTGGGACATCGCGGGAGCCGAGGCCACGAAATCCCAACTGGCCGACGCTGGGTTCGCGGTCGAAGACGAGTGGCTGGTCGTGGACGAACTGGCCGACGACGAAGTGCGGAAGCCGTTCCTCGAAGCGCGATTAGAAGAGTGA
- a CDS encoding DUF7126 family protein has translation MKVLLVGPDRDGLGDALEAEGVELTRIEDVANRPALEDAGVVEADALVLTETESATGIPVAKDLNDDLHVVVYTADDLPDFARGQADLIVDPELLSAEAVAEELAA, from the coding sequence ATGAAGGTACTCCTCGTCGGACCCGACCGAGACGGACTGGGCGACGCCCTCGAAGCCGAGGGCGTCGAACTGACGCGCATCGAAGACGTTGCGAACCGCCCCGCACTCGAAGACGCGGGGGTCGTCGAGGCCGACGCGCTCGTCCTAACCGAGACCGAGAGCGCGACCGGCATCCCGGTCGCCAAGGACCTCAACGACGACCTGCACGTCGTCGTCTACACCGCCGACGACCTGCCGGACTTCGCCCGCGGGCAGGCCGACCTCATCGTGGACCCGGAACTCCTCTCGGCCGAGGCGGTGGCCGAGGAATTGGCCGCCTGA
- the guaA gene encoding glutamine-hydrolyzing GMP synthase yields MVNTDEFIDEKIAEIREAVGDANAVIALSGGVDSSTAAALAYEALGDQLTPVYVDTGLMRKGETDEIRETFDYMDSLRIVDAKDRFLDVLAGVTDPEEKRHAIGEQFIREFETVADETDAQYLVQGTIYPDRIESEGTIKSHHNVGGLPDVVDFEGIVEPMRDLYKDEVREVARALDLEEIIAERMPFPGPGLAVRILGEVTDEKLEVAREATHVVEEELEEYDPWQAFAAVLGKATGVKGDNRVHGYVVSVRSVESRDGMTARAQEIDWETLQRIQSRITGQNDNVSRVVYDVTHKPPATIEYE; encoded by the coding sequence ATGGTCAACACCGACGAATTCATCGACGAGAAGATAGCAGAGATTCGCGAAGCAGTCGGCGACGCAAACGCGGTCATCGCCCTGTCTGGCGGCGTGGACTCCTCGACGGCCGCCGCGCTGGCCTACGAGGCGCTAGGCGACCAACTCACGCCGGTCTACGTCGATACCGGCCTGATGCGGAAGGGCGAGACCGACGAGATTCGCGAGACGTTCGACTACATGGACAGTCTGCGCATCGTGGATGCGAAAGACCGTTTCCTCGACGTACTCGCGGGCGTCACCGACCCCGAGGAGAAGCGCCACGCCATCGGCGAGCAGTTCATCCGGGAGTTCGAGACGGTCGCCGACGAGACCGACGCCCAATACCTCGTGCAGGGGACCATCTACCCCGACCGCATCGAGAGCGAGGGCACCATCAAGTCCCACCACAACGTCGGCGGCCTGCCCGACGTGGTGGACTTCGAGGGCATCGTGGAGCCGATGCGCGACCTCTACAAGGACGAGGTTCGGGAGGTCGCCCGCGCGCTCGACCTCGAAGAGATAATCGCCGAGCGCATGCCGTTCCCCGGTCCGGGACTGGCGGTCCGCATCCTCGGGGAAGTCACCGACGAGAAGCTGGAAGTCGCCCGCGAGGCGACCCACGTGGTCGAGGAGGAACTGGAGGAGTACGACCCGTGGCAGGCGTTCGCCGCGGTCCTCGGGAAGGCCACGGGCGTCAAGGGCGACAACCGCGTCCACGGCTACGTGGTCTCGGTCCGCTCGGTCGAGAGCCGCGACGGGATGACCGCCCGCGCCCAAGAAATCGACTGGGAGACGCTCCAGCGCATCCAGAGCCGCATCACCGGACAGAACGACAACGTCTCGCGGGTGGTCTACGACGTGACCCACAAGCCGCCCGCGACCATCGAGTACGAGTAA
- a CDS encoding glutamine hydrolyzing CTP synthase — MPTEPETDYDPSLGNKFIFVTGGVMSGLGKGITAASTGRLLANAGFDVTAVKIDPYLNVDAGTMNPFQHGEVYVLKDGGEVDLDLGNYERFLDVDMTFDHNVTTGKTYQHVIEKERAGDYLGKTVQIIPHVTDDIKRRVREAAEGHDVCIVEVGGTVGDIEGMPFLEALRQFAHEEDEEDFLLTHVTLVPYSKNGEQKTKPTQHSVKELRSIGLQPDILVGRCEDELDASTKEKIALFCDVPTDAVFSNPDVEDIYHVPLMVEEEGLDEYVMDRFELADDALPPEERDNTWRNLVTQDTHGEVEIALVGKYDLEDAYMSVNEALKHAGLEKNVDVNVRWVDSEKMAEDHEDRLYEADGIVVPGGFGSRGTRGKIEAIRYARENGVPYLGLCLGFQLAVVEYARNVLGLEGAHSAEIDEDTPHPVIDLLPEQYDLEDLGGTMRLGAHETDIEEGTLAADIYGGTSCTERHRHRYEVNPEYFDQFEETGLAFSGRSGNRMEILELADHPYFLGTQFHPEFRSRPTRASPPFVGLLEAVLDRTDATTDADTDTETEPPEEVEA; from the coding sequence ATGCCGACAGAACCGGAAACCGATTACGACCCCTCCCTCGGGAACAAGTTCATTTTCGTCACCGGGGGCGTCATGTCGGGACTCGGCAAGGGCATCACCGCCGCCAGCACCGGCCGCCTGCTGGCCAACGCCGGGTTCGACGTGACCGCGGTCAAAATCGACCCCTATCTCAACGTGGACGCGGGGACGATGAACCCCTTCCAGCACGGCGAGGTGTACGTCCTCAAGGACGGCGGCGAGGTGGACTTGGACTTGGGGAACTACGAGCGGTTCCTCGACGTGGACATGACGTTCGACCACAACGTCACCACGGGCAAGACCTACCAGCACGTCATTGAGAAGGAGCGCGCGGGCGACTATCTGGGCAAGACCGTCCAGATTATTCCCCACGTCACCGACGACATCAAGCGCCGGGTTCGGGAGGCCGCCGAGGGCCACGACGTGTGTATCGTGGAGGTCGGGGGCACGGTGGGCGACATCGAGGGCATGCCGTTTCTCGAAGCCCTCCGTCAGTTCGCCCACGAGGAGGACGAGGAGGACTTCCTGCTGACCCACGTCACCTTGGTCCCCTACTCGAAGAACGGCGAGCAGAAGACCAAGCCGACCCAACACTCGGTGAAGGAACTGCGCTCTATCGGTCTCCAACCCGACATTCTGGTGGGGCGTTGCGAGGACGAACTCGACGCCTCGACCAAGGAGAAAATCGCGCTGTTCTGCGACGTGCCGACCGACGCCGTCTTCTCGAACCCCGACGTGGAGGACATCTACCACGTCCCGCTGATGGTCGAGGAGGAAGGGCTGGACGAGTACGTGATGGACCGGTTCGAACTCGCCGACGACGCCCTGCCGCCGGAGGAACGCGACAACACGTGGCGGAACCTCGTCACCCAAGACACCCACGGCGAAGTCGAAATCGCGCTGGTCGGGAAGTACGACCTCGAAGACGCCTACATGTCGGTCAACGAGGCGCTCAAGCACGCCGGACTGGAGAAGAACGTGGACGTGAACGTCCGGTGGGTCGATTCCGAGAAGATGGCCGAAGACCACGAAGACCGTCTCTACGAGGCCGACGGCATCGTCGTCCCCGGCGGATTCGGCTCGCGGGGAACGCGAGGCAAAATCGAGGCCATCCGGTACGCCCGCGAGAACGGCGTGCCGTACCTCGGTCTCTGTCTCGGCTTCCAACTCGCGGTCGTGGAGTACGCCCGGAACGTCCTCGGACTGGAGGGTGCCCACTCCGCGGAAATCGACGAGGACACTCCGCATCCAGTCATCGACCTCCTGCCCGAGCAGTACGACCTCGAAGACCTCGGCGGGACGATGCGACTGGGTGCCCACGAGACCGACATCGAGGAGGGAACCCTCGCGGCCGATATCTACGGCGGCACTTCTTGCACCGAGCGCCACCGCCACCGCTACGAGGTCAACCCCGAGTACTTCGACCAGTTCGAGGAGACGGGCCTCGCGTTCTCGGGTCGCTCGGGCAACCGGATGGAGATTCTGGAACTGGCCGACCACCCGTACTTCCTCGGCACGCAGTTCCACCCCGAGTTCCGGTCGCGGCCGACCCGCGCGAGTCCGCCGTTCGTCGGCCTGCTGGAGGCCGTCCTCGACCGAACCGACGCGACGACCGACGCCGATACGGATACCGAAACCGAACCCCCAGAGGAGGTCGAAGCCTGA
- a CDS encoding S1C family serine protease: MKSTRRRLLGALATAATASVAGCSSDSPPTADSSEGTTTAQPEGKPVRDASETTTADADSVYTRVYRETSDSVALIRTPRGSQGSGFLYDERHFVTNYHVVGEADRVSVQFDDTRSRVGRVVGRDPRSDLAVVEVDAPEEVAPLDLLDSEPVIGTRVAVVGSPYGLRGSLTSGIVSGVDRQVPSPAGDYKIPNAIQTDAPVNPGNSGGPLVNLSGEVLGVVNSGGGDNIAFAISAPLVRRVVPALVADGEYDHPYLGAQTTTVTELVARANDFPTAEGVLVVNVPSDVPAAGQLRPCTRVERVEGFRVPVGGDALLAIDGTAIRSDKDLHAYLALEASPDDTLSVRVRRDGGVTTVPVEIGERPALVA; the protein is encoded by the coding sequence ATGAAATCGACTCGCAGGCGACTCCTCGGCGCACTGGCGACGGCGGCGACCGCCAGCGTCGCCGGGTGTTCGAGCGACTCGCCGCCGACCGCGGACAGTTCCGAGGGAACGACGACCGCGCAACCGGAGGGCAAACCGGTCCGCGACGCCTCTGAGACGACCACCGCCGACGCCGATAGCGTCTACACCCGCGTCTACCGGGAGACCTCCGACTCGGTGGCGCTGATTCGTACGCCCCGCGGCTCGCAGGGGTCGGGCTTCCTCTACGACGAGCGCCACTTCGTCACCAACTACCACGTCGTCGGCGAGGCCGACCGAGTGAGCGTCCAGTTCGACGACACCCGCTCGCGGGTCGGCCGCGTCGTCGGCCGGGATCCCCGAAGCGACCTCGCGGTCGTCGAGGTGGACGCCCCCGAGGAGGTCGCACCGCTGGACCTCCTCGACTCCGAACCGGTCATCGGCACCCGCGTCGCGGTCGTCGGAAGCCCGTACGGACTCCGCGGGTCGCTGACCTCGGGCATCGTCAGCGGCGTTGACCGACAGGTGCCGAGTCCCGCGGGCGACTACAAGATTCCCAACGCCATCCAGACCGACGCGCCCGTCAACCCCGGCAACTCCGGCGGCCCGCTCGTCAACCTCTCGGGCGAGGTGCTGGGCGTCGTCAACTCGGGCGGCGGCGACAACATCGCGTTCGCCATCTCCGCGCCGCTCGTCCGGCGCGTCGTCCCCGCGCTCGTCGCCGACGGCGAGTACGACCACCCCTACCTCGGTGCCCAGACCACGACCGTCACGGAACTGGTCGCGCGGGCGAACGACTTCCCGACCGCCGAGGGCGTCCTCGTCGTGAACGTCCCCTCCGACGTTCCGGCCGCGGGCCAACTCCGACCGTGTACGCGCGTCGAGCGCGTCGAAGGGTTCCGCGTCCCGGTCGGCGGCGACGCCCTCCTCGCCATCGACGGGACGGCGATTCGCTCGGACAAAGACCTCCACGCCTACCTCGCGCTCGAAGCGAGTCCCGACGACACCCTCTCGGTCCGGGTGCGCCGCGACGGGGGCGTGACCACGGTGCCGGTCGAAATCGGCGAGCGTCCCGCGCTGGTCGCGTGA